CGCCGCAGCAGAGCTGTGCTCTGCTCCAGGCTCATATGGGGTTGTGTGGCCAGTGCGAGCTCTGAGGTCAGCAGGCTATGCATGCGAACGTACCTGCAGCGCCGTAGGCTGTGGCGAGACGCGCACGGAGCGAGTACCATTCCGGCTGTGTCGTAGTTAGTGGATAATTGCAACGTACTCCGTGGTGGCCGGTCATGCCTGCCGCGAAGCATGCCTGGTTAGCAAGCGCTGCAtagcgctgcagcagggGTCCGGGGTtcggcagcgagccggTGAAGGGAACGGTTCGTGGGctgaggccgaggcgctggacgaggctCGGGAGCGGCAGCAacggctcgctcgagagGAGAGTAAAAGCCTGTGATGAGAGGTGGGAACGTACCGGAAGCAAATGCGGCTGCACCACGGCACTCGCGCAAAGGCGGTCGctcagcagctcgaccgaGCCTTGGAACGCGTCGTGGTTATTTTTCGGGTCGGCGCCAAAAGCGGTCTTGGCATCAGAGACCATCTGTGTGCCTGCCTCTTGGTCCCATGCAGCAAACAGCCGGCGCGGGCCCGAGGTCGGGGCCGTGTCGGGGCCGGGAAAGAGACGTTCCAACGCACGGTCGACGTTGGTAGGCGTCGCGGTCTCTTCGCCCGCTTTCTGCTTGAGAAGCACACTCTCTTCAACAGCTACGCGAATCGCAGCGAGGCTAAAGCCCTTGCTCGGAACGTGCGGGAGCGCCGACCGCAGCAAGGCGTGCACCGCGGCAGGTCCGCCGGTCATGGGGACGATTCACGAATGTGGAGAAAAGGAGACTGCTATGTCCAAATATGGATTTCGCCATCGTCGCCTGCGCTGGCAAGCATTGTAGGTGCCTGCTGGGGCGTAGTGTCGTCCTCCGATTTTTGTGGGATAGGCGCCCAAGAGATGCAGTTAATGTCAGACACGCCATGCGCGTTTTCGACACTTGCACCGAGCACAACACTCGGCTTGAACTTCTCCGCACTCTCGCCCATGTAAAAGACGAGGAtcttgccgtcggcgccggcagcaGCCAGCTTTCCGTAGGACTGCGATGCGTCTCCCGGCTCGCCAATCGTCCAGCTCAAACTGTAGATCGTCCGGGAAAAGTGAccgtcgatgcgctgcacctcgacccACTTGTCGCCAGCGCGCCCCGGGATCTTGCCTTCGGGCGCCAGGCCGTTTGCTTCGCACTCTTGGGCGGTAAAGCGGCGCCAGATGCGCACCGTGTTGTCGTCCGATGCCGAAGCGAGGAAACGTCCGCACGGTGAAAAAGCCATCGACCACACGGTCGACGAGTGCCCGTTGAGGGTCGAGTAGCAGAACCAATCTTCCGACGGGTCGTCCACATAGAGCTTAATGGTATCATCGTACGAGGCCGAAGCGAGGATCTCTTCTTTTGGGTGCCAGGCCACCATCTTGACGTCCTGCGTGTGCTCCATCATCACGCTAAGGCACTCAAACTCCGAGTCGGGCTGGACCTCCCAAATCCATACGCTCTTGTCGCGGCTGCAGCTGGCAAGCAGACTACCGTTGTGGCTGAATGCGACGCTCTTGCATTCGCTATCGTGCCCTTCGAGCGTTCCCGAGCAGTCCCACTCCGGCTCGTTCGGGTCTtcgccgcgcacctcggGTGGCGTGCGCTCCCAGATGCCCACGGTGCAGTCGAACGACGCCGTGGCCATGATATCGCCCGACGGCGCCCAAGCAACCtggcgcacggtgcgctTGTGCCCGGTCGGGATCACTTCACGCAGCGAGAAGACCACCTGCTTCTCACCCGTGACGCCCGACGGTAGCGAGGTATAGGCGTGCAGACGCACATCGCGATCTGTGGAGCACGACGCGAGCAAGGGGTATTTTGGGTTCCAGGCGAGGTGCCACGCCGCCTCTGCGTGTCCTATGCAGTCAGTATGGCGTCGCCGTCTAACTTACCCTGCAGTGAAGTCAGCCGCTGCAGCGGTCGCACGTCCGTCATCATGCGCGCACGAGATGGTCGCGTAAAAAAGCCTCGAATTTGATATGACGTAATGCTATGCCCACGAGGCACAGCAGGGTATACGGGAGGGTATGCTACGATGTAGGTGTCATAGTTTTAGTTTGTGTTCCAGGTGAAGTGGCGGTGCTGCTCGTCTCTGCACCATTTCCCCACCAATGCACAGTTTCTTCCCGCATATAGTCCAGATCGTCCTCATTTAGGTCGCTGGTCGTTTCCCAGTGCTGGTCAAATTCAAGGGCCACGGCATCCACGGGCGCGCTGGGGGCCAGCGTCGCTGTAGGCACGTCCACGTTACCCTGGCTGTGGGAGCGCGGTGGATCAAACGCGTGCAGATAGGACATAGGGGGCAGCTTCCAGCTGTTTTCACGGAGGCGTTTGTGCTGGGTTAGAAAGTATACGTACGCGTTCGCggtcctcctcgacgcggcgtaggacgtcggcgcgcgacacACGCGCGATGTCGGCCATGTCGCCATGTTGTGCACGTTCACGCACGCTGCGATGAGTATGGCTACCTaccttgcggcgcgctgttCAATCGTCTCCTGGAGCGAGTTGAGCAGACGGGGGTCAAAAATGCGTTTCGACTCCCAAGATGCGAGGATCTGCCGGGTGCTCGTAATGTTCAGCACGGCATCCCAACTATCTGGCGGCACGACCATGTTGATGATCGCAGGGAGGTCGCGCACAGCAAGCGTGCGGTACACGCCGACCTCTTCGGGGCTCGTCTCGAAATCGTCCGCCAGGAAGGCATCGAGCATGAACAGCACATTGATGCGCGTGTTGgacggcgcctgcgtcagccatGCTACTTACTTTGGCACACTCTGTCATGACACAGTCCCAGATATCGTCCGAACACCGCGTCGCGTAGCGCAGGGCAAAAGCCACCGTTTTTCGGATTGACTGTTCGCTAGCATTGAGGCGCTTCAGCAGCGCCAGGAATTCCATGCGGACCTGGAATGGGTCCATGGTTACTCTTTTCTCGTCTCGGTAGCGCTAGACGAGGTCGTatgacgcgccgcccactTTGCGAatcgggcgcgtcgaggcgtgGAGAAAGTCGtcgcgatcgccgccgccggttTCTATTTGCCTCCACGACCACCCGTGCTGATGCCGGCCCCTGCTTCGGAACCTGCGCTGCGTGGttcgctcgacgaggcgaatGAGCGGTACGATACAATCAAGACGCAGCTAAAGGATGGCCTTGCTCGCAAGCGCCAGACCGACCAGGATCTTACCGACTTGGAATCGCAGATTTACCTATATGAAGGCTCTTACTTGAACACCACGGCACTGAGCGGCGGCAATGTGATCCGTGGCTTTGACTCATATATGAAGGCGGGTGCAACGTCGGGAGGCAATCCCCGTTCGGCGCCCTCATCGGCTACGGCGTCCAACGAGGACCGTATGTTTAGCACAAGCAGCGCTACCTACCAGCGCAGCCTTGCGCTCAAGATGAACGAGGCCACAGAAGATGCCTCGCGTTCTGACGATGCCAAGAACAGCGGCACCGGTACGCAGTCTTCTGGCTATAAACTGAAGCGCAAGGCGTAACGCCACGCTGACGCGGTGTTTGCCTCGCTACCTTCTAGCGTGTTTGTGTCGTTTGTATACTAGTAAAAATTTATGATAGTGATTGTCCATCGTACATTAATGGTCTCtacggcgtcgcggcctTTATCATCGCAATCAACTGTATTTACAAGGTGATTCACCACAGGTTGCCAGCAGCAACCAAAAGAGCGACACCAGAAATGAGAGCAAAGCCAGGAGTGTACAGGCCAGCTGCCGAGCCCATCGACTTCGGCACATCAGCATCAGGTTCGATGACAGGGTTGCGACCAATGTCACCACCATCCTTGATGACGCTAGGGGCGCCTGAGACGGTGGTGTTGCGACCATTGTAGTCGTCCAGGAACAGCGTCTGCATACCGGCCGACGACAGAATCACGGCTGACGCCAAGTGGGGTACACCGTCAATTTGGCCATAACCGATGGTGTTCGGCACCTTACCCGGCGTCGGGTTGTTGGGCATGTACGGCATCACCTTGTTAACCCAGTTGTCCATACGGTCGATGTGGTTTTCACCCTGGGTCTtggccgagcacgagggGTCACCAGTGTTCGTGTCCTCGGTACCCACAAAGTAGTACACCTTGCGCGACAGGTAGCGGTTGCGAATAGCCTCGGGTGTGTTGGACTTGGCCGTACGGTTGACGTAGCCAGGCATCACACCATCCAGACCGTACTTGTACTTGTTAAAGTCGGAGCAGTtggacgacggcgcagggcgcgaATCGTTCAGGTACAGGAACGAAGCAGGGCTTGAGATCCAGAAGTTGACCATACCGTCCTGCTCGTTGTCAGGACGGAACGTCACATAGCGGTTCACCGTCTGGCCACCCATACTGAAGCCAGCAATAACGACCGTCTTCATGTTGGGGAAACGGTTCTTATCCGTAAAGAAGTTCACGTAGGCATCCAGGGCATCCAGACTGGCAAGATGGGGTCCCTTCTCCTGAGCCTGCTTGTTGGAAACACCAATCACGTTACGCTTACTGTTCGAGCCAGACGACGAACTCTTGGAGCTCTTGCTCTTGCTCTTGCTCTTGCTCTTGCTCTTGGAGCTTTTGCTGCTGCCCTTGGACGTGGTCTGCGAAACAGGCGTGTACTTGGGGTTCGCAAGATTGCCCTTAGCGTCAAACACAGGGTAGTACGCGTCATCCGTGTCACCCCAGCCGTTCCTGTCCCAAACCAGCGTCTTGGTGTTACTGATGTTGTTCGAGTCCACAGGGTAGGCACCAATGTCTTCAATGGAGAAGAACATCGGTGCAGCAACCACGATCTCGTCCAAGGACACCTCCTTGCTGAACTTGGTAGCGTTCTTAGCGGAGAGACTCGCGTACGTGAACTGGTTCCAGGCATCACGGTACTCGCCGTGGATTTGGATTACCGCACGCTTGATCTTCTGGGGATCATAGTTCTCGGTCACATAGGTGGTGATCGTAGCACCCTCCTTGCCGACCGTGAAGGTCTCGTTATCAATTTTGGCGCCATCAACCTTAGGGAGTTCAGGCCAACCCTTCTTGTACGTATGCTTACCATCCGGACCAGGATAAATACCGGGGTCCGGGATCAAGGTCTTGGAGTCCTTGAAGGTGGACTTGCGCTTGGCCAAGTCAACAGGCACGTCGTGCACGTCCAGGGCACCGTTTACATCAACCGCAGCACCGCTTACGGCAGTCGCGACGGAAAACGCCGCCAATAGTTTCAGCAGCGCTCCTTGTCCCAGCATTTTACAACGTAGCGAGAGGCAAGCCGAATACAACCGTGTGGGTACTTAAGTAGAGTGCGTAACCACCCAGGCACCGGTGGCCCATACGCGAAATCGCCGGCGCACACAGCCCGTTGCTGTAGGGCGATCAACTATGACGGGCAAAATATGTAGATAATGCGTTATCACTCTACTGATTGGTCGGATTTTTGTAAAGGGCTCGTAAAAGGACGTTCGTCCGATCAACTCGCGCCGAAGCTACATAGCTACTCCACGGGCCTGCAGGGGCAGGGTAAACGCATAAGCTGCGCCAAAGCGTTTACTAATCACCTTGCCCTACGTTCAACTTTTTCGTTCTTGGCAGCGCTAGTTGGCTGACGTGCGCGATGGAACAACGCGACGCACACGCGCAAAGCGACGAGAGCATTCACactgctgcgctcgaggcgtacAAGGGGGAGAAGGAAAAGGCGCAACATGGTAACACGTTGTTCGTAACGCGCCTGCCTTACAGTGCGACGAATACCGATCTGAGCACTTTTTTCAGCGATATTGGTCCCCTCCGCCGCGCATTTATCGTGACTGACCGCGAGTCGCGCCAGTCGAAGGGCGTGGGCTACGTTACTTATGCAGACACGGCAGATGCAGAGCGTGCTTTTGAAAAGCTTCAAGGGGCAAGCATCGACGGGGGGCGTCGCCATATTCAGCTACAGTGGGCCGACCGCAAGGCGCCGAACCAAGAGGGCCGCCCTGAAAAGCGCAGCACTGACGGCGCACCGAAGAAGGCCGAGTCTTCTCGCTCGAATCTTCCTCAACGCGATCCGGATGCTGTGCGCACCATTGTGGTGTCGGGCCTCTCTGGCTGCTCGCCACCAGCGGATACCGAAACGCTCTATAAGCGCGCGCGGAAAATTGGCGATGTGGAGCACGTTGAATTTTTGGTCGAGAACGGCACGTCGTCCACGGATGTTGCTCACATCCGCTTCCGTACGCCGAACCATGCAATGGAGGCGGTGTCGAAACTGCACGCGCACCAGTTCAAAGGTACCCAACTCAGCGTGGGCCTCAAGAAGCGTTTGGATGGCGCGAtgcgtctcgagcagcacaTGCGCCCTGATACCCTCGAAAAGCACAAGTCAATGATGAAAAAGATTGAGAAGATGAACGGGGATGCCTGGTCGCTGAACAAGGGCGGTCATGGATTGAGCCGCGAGAGCCGTGTGATTGTGCGCAACCTTCCGTTCGATGTGACCTTGGAAGACTTGCGTGCGATCTTCTTGCCTTACGGAGCCATCTACGATGTCACGGTGCCTACCAAGAGTGCCGAGGGAGAGGAGTCGAAGAAGCCGACCAAGGGCCGTGGCTTTGCATTCGTCTGGTTCGTATCTCGTaacgacgcggcgcgcgcaatGGAGGCGGTGAATGGCGTGCCGCTCCgtcacggcgctgctgaGCAGGCGGCACTCAAGAAGGCCCAAGGAAAGAAGGGGCGCACGACTGCCAAGGAAGCGCTAGAGAAAGTGCACGCTACTGCGCAGCCTGCACGCCCCGTGGCCGTCGACTGGTCGCTTTCTCAAAAGGATTGGCTTGCGCGTGGCGAGGAagcgcccgaggccgaggaagaggccgaggaagaggccgatgcgccgacGTCTACGAAGCGTACTCGTGAAGATGAAGATGAAGATgaagacgaggacgaggacgaggatgacgaggatgacgaggaaaatgacgacgaggacgaggacgaggacgaggacgaggatgGGGATGAGGATGAGGATGAGGATGAGGACAATGTcgaagacgaggacgaagatGCTCCCGAAAAGGCTCGGCCGACCATGGCCACTACTGAAACGGGCACCATCCTTTTCATTCGCAACCTTCCTTACCAGGCGACTGAGCAGGAGCTCAAGGACCTCTTCCGCTCGTTCGGCCCCATGCGTTACGCCAAGATCACGATGGATCCTGCGACGAAACGCAGCCGCGGTACTGGCTTTGTGTGCTTCTGGAAGCGCGAATCTGCCGATGCAGCGCTGCGTGATGCTGAACTCGTTCAGCGTGAAACGGCGGCTTCCTCGCTTACGGACTCCAAGCTTCCGAAAGTCAACCCCTTCTCTGTCCCCTCGGTAATCACGGCTGACCCCTCTGCTCCTCTCGTTGCGCGTTTCACGCTGCATGGCCGCGTCCTGCACGTTGTGCGTGCAGTGACACGTGAGAATGCATCGCACCTCGAAACCGCTGCCCGCAAGTCGCGCGAAAAGAAGGACACCCGCAACACATGGCTCCTCCGCGAAGGTGTGCCCCTTCCCAACACGCCCCTGTCCAAGACGCTGTCGGAGAAAGAAGCGGACAAGCGCATGCAGAGTTTCTCGATCCGCCGTGCTCAGCTCGGTGCAAACCCCTCGCTGCACGTGTCCAAGACGCGTCTGGCGGTACACCAGCTCCCGCTCTTTGTCTCGGACAAGATGCTGAAGCGTATGGCCCTgtacgcgctgcgtgcatTTACGGATGAAGTTAAATCAGGCAACCGCGACGACTTGGATGCGGATGAAAAGGCCGACACGACGGTCAGTGCAAATGTGAAGCAGAGCGAGTCCGATGGCGACAAGAAACGTCCGCCTCCTTCGCTTGTCATTCAGAGCAAGATTGTGCGCCAGAacgagcgtgtcgaccCGCTCACTGGCAAGGGGCGTTCGCGTGGCTATGGCTTTTTGGAGATGCGCACCTTCCCGCACGCACTCAAAGTGCTGCGCTGGGCCAATGGCAATAAGGCCCTCGGCGACCTCTTTGCCAAGTGGTGGCAGGAAGAACTCGAGACCCATATCGCCAAGCTCAAGGGCACGAAGGATATTTCTACTGAAGATCGGACGCGCATCAAGCGTCTCGAGAGTACGCTACAGGATCTGAAGGACGAAGGTCAGAAGGCCATCAAGTCAGAGTTCCGTGGCATGCTCCGTATCGAGTTCTCTATTGAGAACATCACGACCGTGCGTAAGCGTGTCTTGCGTCAGAGCCAGTCACGCGAGAAGCTTGCCAAGCGAGCGAAGGTATGTAATCATCTTACTAACGCCTACAGATCGAAGAATccgagcgcgctgcaccgcctgcgGCGGTTCGCGGTAAGGCACGCGGTGCAGATGACCGTGGGAAAGTCCGAGCGGCACATAAGATCGAACAAGACGTCAAGAAACGTAATCCACTCGGTTCCTTGATCggcaagaagcgcaaggaAAGGAAGCGCAAGCACAGCGCGGCGTGACCTGGTTGTTCATTCTCCACTTGTACTCGTAGCACAGGGTAGTTGCGCAATTCTCTGCATCCCCCACGCTGCGGAGCACCCCATCGCAGGTTTTCCCCGCTTTTATTGGCTATGACCCTGGCCTTTGATTGGCTGGTGCAGGGACCAAAAATTATGGGCAAGTCAGATGGCCCGTGTGTCATACGGGAATCGTGTTGTGCGGTTGCATTGGCCTAGTCGCCCCAGTTTCTTCTCAAGCTGGTGTTTTCCTTGAAGGCACTGTGCTGAATTCTTCGGGATTTGTCTCTAATTACCATGTCGATTGACAAGGATTCTGAACATCTTACGGCGCTACTGAAGCATATGGGCGACAAGCGCCATTTGCTGATGGGCCAGCCTGGCTCTGGCACGGAGACGCCGGAGGATCATAAGCTGGAGAACACGGCGTACGTTTGAGTGACTAACCATAGCGGCTACACGGACACTGTGTACCCCGACAAGCAAAGCCAGGCAATCAAGGTGCAAGAGATTCTCGAGGCTAACGGTTTCATTCCGCAAGAGCTCGTGCCGTCGGAAGTCGCTTGGTTCTACGAGAATCTCGGCATCGACGACACCTACTTTGCTATGGAGAATGCGGAGACGATCGCCGATCATATCCTGTCCTTGTACGGTGCCAAGATTGCCGAGTTCACCAAGCACACTGGCTATCTCAACGTCGATCTGCAGAAGAAGTCGGAGAACAGCGCGGTCTTCATCCACTCAAGTCCTGCGGGTGTGAGCCGTCGCGCGGGTCCCCAGTGGGAACGCATCATCGACGAGCAGTACCTCAACCAGTCCACGGTGGACCGTGCCTTCCGTCTGGAGACCTACCGTTCGAAGGGCACTGCATCGAGCCACTTCCCGGAGCAGCTGCGTTGCTACTTCCTGCACCGCTGCGATTTTGTGCAGCCCCGCCCTGAGCGCAACTCACCCGAGTACCGCAACATCCGCGCGGTCTCGGACAAGACCTTCTTGAGCAAGGTCAGCGAGCACACACTCGAGATCTACCAGGCCGtgatggacgaggcgctgcgccgccaaGGTCCCGTGATGGAGATGTACGAGGTGGTCGGTacgcaggagcgccggATCGTGATTGCCTACCGCATGGGTACCACGTCCAACTTTTTTAGCGCGCTCTCGGACCTCTACCACTTCTACGGCCTGTACTCGTCGCGCAAGTATGTCGAGCAGTTCAGCAACGACATCAGCATCATCTCGATCTACCTCAAGCCTGTGCCTAACTCTCAGGCGCCCCCAATCGAGCTCAGTATTTTCCAGGTGCTCAAGGAGGTGTCGCTCATCTACGTGCTGCCCGACAACCCCTTCTTCATGACGGGTGCCGAGgccacgcacgccgtgcaGGAGGCCACCTACGCCTATGTCGGCTggctctttgcgcagcacTTCTGTAACCGTCTGGGCCCGGCatacgaggcgctgcgcaagattCTGGACGAGTCGGACTCGCACCAGGCTGCTGTTCTGAACGACATCAAGCTGCGTCTGCGTGAGGAGACTTTCACGCGTCAATCGATCTACGAGGTGATCCAGAACTTCCCCAACATTGTGCGCCTGCTCTATGTGCACTTTGCCAACATCCACTACCCTGGCCAGCAAGACCAGGACCtggcgccgacgctcaGCCACCAGCGTCTCACGCGCGAGACATTGCTCTCGGATGACCAGATGCGTGACTTTATCATCAAGACGGCCAACAACTCTCACGAGCGCCAGGTgttccttgcgctcctctcgTTCAACAAGTCCGTGCGCAAGACCAACTTTTACACTTCGACCAAGGTTGCCCTGAGCTTCCGCTTGGACTGTACGTATTGTTACTGACCCAGCCTCGTTCCTCCCCGAGTCGGAATACCCGATCAAGCCCTATGGCATCATCTTTGTCGTCGGCTCCGAGTTCCGTGGTTTCCATGTGCGTTTCGCCGACGTGGCCCGCGGCGGTATCCGCATTATCCGCAGCCGGAACCGCGAGAACTACTCGATCAACCAGCGTACTCTCTTTGACGAGAACTACGGTCTGGCACACACGCAGCACCTCAAGAACAAGGACATTCCTGAGGGCGGTGCCAAGGGTACGATCCTGCCCAACATGGATGCGAACCCTCAGCTGGTGTTTGAGAAGTACGTCGATGCGATCCTCGACCTCTTGATCAAGGGCAACACGCCTGGTGTCAAGGAGGAGATCGTGGACCTGATCGGAAAGCAAGAGATCCTCTTCTTTGGCCCCGACGAAGGCACGGCGCACTACATGGACTGGGGTGCGgagcacgcgcgtgcgcgtggcgcgagcTGGTGGAAGTCGTTCACCACCGGCAAGTCGGCCGCGACCCTCGGTGGTATCCCTCACGACAAGTTTGGTATGACCACGCGCTCCATCCGTCAGTACGTGCTGGGCATCTACCGCAAGCACAACCTCAAGGAGGAGGAGATTACCAAGGTCCAGACCGGTGGTCCTGACGGTGACCTCGGCTCGAACGAGATCCTCCTTTCCAATGATAAGACGATTGCGGTGATTGACGGTTCTGGTGTGCTGTACGACCCCAAGGGTCTGCaccgcgaggagctgcgccgccttgcgcgcgagcgcaagatGATCTCGCACTTTAACGCCGAGTACCTCTCGAAAGGTGGTTACCGCGTGCTGGTGGAGGACCGCAACCTCACGCTGCCCTCGGGTGAGCTGGTGGCGGACGGTGTGGCGTTCCGCAACAAGGCGCACCTGATCTACGAGGCGGACCTCTTTGTGCCCTGCGGTGGCCGTCCCGACTCGATCCAGATCGGTAATGTGAAGGAGATGTGCACGCAGGACGGCAAGTGCAACTACAAGTATATTGTGGAAGGCGCGAACCTCTTCCTTTCTCGCCAGGCGCGTCTGGAGCTCGAGAAGCGTGGCGTGATTCTGTATCCCGACGCGTCTGCCAACAAGGGCGGTGTGACGTCGAGCAGTCTCGAGGTCCTGGTCGGTCTGGGTCTTACGGACCGCGAGTACATCGACAACATGCTCTTCCACAACGATGAGCCGACCAAGTTCTACATGGACTACGTGCACGACATTGAGAAGATCATTGCGCGCAATGCCCAGGCCGAGTTCGAGGCCATCTGGCGCGAGCACGGGGAGACGGGCAAGTTCCGCTCGGTCATCTCCACTGAGCTGTCCACGACCCTGAACACGATCTCGGAGGAGATTGCGTCGACTGGTCTGTACAAGCAGGAGAACCTGCGCAAGGTTGTTCTGCTGCACGTCTTCCCCGAGTCGCTCGTCACCAAGGTCGGCTTGGCGGAACTGATCAACCACGTCCCCGAGTCGTACCTGCGCAGTGCGTTTGccgcgcaggtcgccgcCAGCTTCATCTACGCCAAGggaccgcgcgcgagccacgTCGACTTTTACAACCACATCGAGACCCTCCTCCACTCGTCGTAGAAGGGGCTTGTGCCCTGGCCCGATGTGCCCGATCGGACTTAGCTGGCAATACACGTTACCGTTCATTGGTGGACATTTTT
This is a stretch of genomic DNA from Malassezia japonica chromosome 3, complete sequence. It encodes these proteins:
- a CDS encoding uncharacterized protein (EggNog:ENOG503PM2B) — translated: MTGGPAAVHALLRSALPHVPSKGFSLAAIRVAVEESVLLKQKAGEETATPTNVDRALERLFPGPDTAPTSGPRRLFAAWDQEAGTQMVSDAKTAFGADPKNNHDAFQGSVELLSDRLCASAVVQPHLLPAFTLLSSEPLLPLPSLVQRLGLSPRTVPFTGSLPNPGPLLQRYAALANQACFAAGMTGHHGPEWYSLRARLATAYGAAGIFRSFGL
- the EAF6 gene encoding chromatin modification- protein eaf6 (EggNog:ENOG503P6RE; BUSCO:EOG092658WS; COG:S) translates to MPAPASEPALRGSLDEANERYDTIKTQLKDGLARKRQTDQDLTDLESQIYLYEGSYLNTTALSGGNVIRGFDSYMKAGATSGGNPRSAPSSATASNEDRMFSTSSATYQRSLALKMNEATEDASRSDDAKNSGTGTQSSGYKLKRKA
- a CDS encoding uncharacterized protein (EggNog:ENOG503Q53R; TransMembrane:1 (n6-17c22/23o506-526i); SECRETED:SignalP(1-22)), giving the protein MLGQGALLKLLAAFSVATAVSGAAVDVNGALDVHDVPVDLAKRKSTFKDSKTLIPDPGIYPGPDGKHTYKKGWPELPKVDGAKIDNETFTVGKEGATITTYVTENYDPQKIKRAVIQIHGEYRDAWNQFTYASLSAKNATKFSKEVSLDEIVVAAPMFFSIEDIGAYPVDSNNISNTKTLVWDRNGWGDTDDAYYPVFDAKGNLANPKYTPVSQTTSKGSSKSSKSKSKSKSKSKSSKSSSSGSNSKRNVIGVSNKQAQEKGPHLASLDALDAYVNFFTDKNRFPNMKTVVIAGFSMGGQTVNRYVTFRPDNEQDGMVNFWISSPASFLYLNDSRPAPSSNCSDFNKYKYGLDGVMPGYVNRTAKSNTPEAIRNRYLSRKVYYFVGTEDTNTGDPSCSAKTQGENHIDRMDNWVNKVMPYMPNNPTPGKVPNTIGYGQIDGVPHLASAVILSSAGMQTLFLDDYNGRNTTVSGAPSVIKDGGDIGRNPVIEPDADVPKSMGSAAGLYTPGFALISGVALLVAAGNLW
- the GUT1 gene encoding glycerol kinase (COG:G; EggNog:ENOG503NUT5) — protein: MDPFQVRMEFLALLKRLNASEQSIRKTVAFALRYATRCSDDIWDCVMTECAKAPSNTRINVLFMLDAFLADDFETSPEEVGVYRTLAVRDLPAIINMVVPPDSWDAVLNITSTRQILASWESKRIFDPRLLNSLQETIEQRAASVRERAQHGDMADIARVSRADVLRRVEEDRERHKRLRENSWKLPPMSYLHAFDPPRSHSQGNVDVPTATLAPSAPVDAVALEFDQHWETTSDLNEDDLDYMREETRLTSLQDRDVRLHAYTSLPSGVTGEKQVVFSLREVIPTGHKRTVRQVAWAPSGDIMATASFDCTVGIWERTPPEVRGEDPNEPEWDCSGTLEGHDSECKSVAFSHNGSLLASCSRDKSVWIWEVQPDSEFECLSVMMEHTQDVKMVAWHPKEEILASASYDDTIKLYVDDPSEDWFCYSTLNGHSSTVWSMAFSPCGRFLASASDDNTVRIWRRFTAQECEANGLAPEGKIPGRAGDKWVEVQRIDGHFSRTIYSLSWTIGEPGDASQSYGKLAAAGADGKILVFYMGESAEKFKPSVVLGASVENAHGVSDINCISWAPIPQKSEDDTTPQQAPTMLASAGDDGEIHIWT
- the GDH2 gene encoding glutamate dehydrogenase (BUSCO:EOG09260E8K; COG:E; EggNog:ENOG503NVNH; BUSCO:EOG09260XQV), with amino-acid sequence MEQRDAHAQSDESIHTAALEAYKGEKEKAQHGNTLFVTRLPYSATNTDLSTFFSDIGPLRRAFIVTDRESRQSKGVGYVTYADTADAERAFEKLQGASIDGGRRHIQLQWADRKAPNQEGRPEKRSTDGAPKKAESSRSNLPQRDPDAVRTIVVSGLSGCSPPADTETLYKRARKIGDVEHVEFLVENGTSSTDVAHIRFRTPNHAMEAVSKLHAHQFKGTQLSVGLKKRLDGAMRLEQHMRPDTLEKHKSMMKKIEKMNGDAWSLNKGGHGLSRESRVIVRNLPFDVTLEDLRAIFLPYGAIYDVTVPTKSAEGEESKKPTKGRGFAFVWFVSRNDAARAMEAVNGVPLRHGAAEQAALKKAQGKKGRTTAKEALEKVHATAQPARPVAVDWSLSQKDWLARGEEAPEAEEEAEEEADAPTSTKRTREDEDEDEDEDEDEDDEDDEENDDEDEDEDEDEDGDEDEDEDEDNVEDEDEDAPEKARPTMATTETGTILFIRNLPYQATEQELKDLFRSFGPMRYAKITMDPATKRSRGTGFVCFWKRESADAALRDAELVQRETAASSLTDSKLPKVNPFSVPSVITADPSAPLVARFTLHGRVLHVVRAVTRENASHLETAARKSREKKDTRNTWLLREGVPLPNTPLSKTLSEKEADKRMQSFSIRRAQLGANPSLHVSKTRLAVHQLPLFVSDKMLKRMALYALRAFTDEVKSGNRDDLDADEKADTTVSANVKQSESDGDKKRPPPSLVIQSKIVRQNERVDPLTGKGRSRGYGFLEMRTFPHALKVLRWANGNKALGDLFAKWWQEELETHIAKLKGTKDISTEDRTRIKRLESTLQDLKDEGQKAIKSEFRGMLRIEFSIENITTVRKRVLRQSQSREKLAKRAKHMGDKRHLLMGQPGSGTETPEDHKLENTAGYTDTVYPDKQSQAIKVQEILEANGFIPQELVPSEVAWFYENLGIDDTYFAMENAETIADHILSLYGAKIAEFTKHTGYLNVDLQKKSENSAVFIHSSPAGVSRRAGPQWERIIDEQYLNQSTVDRAFRLETYRSKGTASSHFPEQLRCYFLHRCDFVQPRPERNSPEYRNIRAVSDKTFLSKVSEHTLEIYQAVMDEALRRQGPVMEMYEVVGTQERRIVIAYRMGTTSNFFSALSDLYHFYGLYSSRKYVEQFSNDISIISIYLKPVPNSQAPPIELSIFQVLKEVSLIYVLPDNPFFMTGAEATHAVQEATYAYVGWLFAQHFCNRLGPAYEALRKILDESDSHQAAVLNDIKLRLREETFTRQSIYEVIQNFPNIVRLLYVHFANIHYPGQQDQDLAPTLSHQRLTRETLLSDDQMRDFIIKTANNSHERQVFLALLSFNKSVRKTNFYTSTKVALSFRLDSSFLPESEYPIKPYGIIFVVGSEFRGFHVRFADVARGGIRIIRSRNRENYSINQRTLFDENYGLAHTQHLKNKDIPEGGAKGTILPNMDANPQLVFEKYVDAILDLLIKGNTPGVKEEIVDLIGKQEILFFGPDEGTAHYMDWGAEHARARGASWWKSFTTGKSAATLGGIPHDKFGMTTRSIRQYVLGIYRKHNLKEEEITKVQTGGPDGDLGSNEILLSNDKTIAVIDGSGVLYDPKGLHREELRRLARERKMISHFNAEYLSKGGYRVLVEDRNLTLPSGELVADGVAFRNKAHLIYEADLFVPCGGRPDSIQIGNVKEMCTQDGKCNYKYIVEGANLFLSRQARLELEKRGVILYPDASANKGGVTSSSLEVLVGLGLTDREYIDNMLFHNDEPTKFYMDYVHDIEKIIARNAQAEFEAIWREHGETGKFRSVISTELSTTLNTISEEIASTGLYKQENLRKVVLLHVFPESLVTKVGLAELINHVPESYLRSAFAAQVAASFIYAKGPRASHVDFYNHIETLLHSS